Genomic window (Oncorhynchus mykiss isolate Arlee chromosome 21, USDA_OmykA_1.1, whole genome shotgun sequence):
CTGAGAGTCTCAGCTGGTGGTAACCTAGCCCAATGCTGCGTGGGAACATAACCCACTACCAGATACGTGCTGTAAAAGACTATACCTGTGTAATCCTTTGGGACCGTAACATCATTATTGGAGACTTCTAGTTTTACAAATGACAAATCTGTTGAGAACACTACTCTGTTTAGCTTGCCTCCTGCAGGTCGTGTTGCCATGTGCGTTGACTACAAATcacctctctcttattctctcagTACTCTCAGGTCTGTCAGGTCAcccaaacactctctctctctgtctttgtctctgtctccgtctctcactgtctctctctatcactgtctctctctatctctgtctctgtctctctctcctctctgtctttgtctctctgtctctcctctctgtctctctctctctgtctctctctctctgtctctctctctctctcctctctgtctctctctctctctctgtctctgtctctgtctctctctctctctctctcttcctctgtctgtctgtctgtctctctctctctctgtctgtatgtctctctctgtctctctctccctctcctcgcctTACCATGGTTTCAGCTGACTGGGGAAGGAGTGTTTCTTACACACGTGACAGTAGCAGGTCGGAGGCCAGCGCATGCTGAAGGACTCTCCTCCGTCCACCTGCTCCACCTCTGTGAGGCCCCAGTCACCCAGGGCCTGGGGCCACAGAACCACCTTCAGAATGGTGAGGGCCTTCTCACACCTACTCAGCAAcctggaggatgagaggagagagagagaggggggatgagaggagagagagagagaggggggatgagagagagagagtgagaggggatgagagagggagagagacagagagacagagagagaggggataagagagggagagagacagaagacacGTAGAAAGAGCTATATACTGGGTTAGAAAACAGATATGATATCTTACCAAAAAGAGGCCCTTCGTTCCTTATACTTAGGGGAAAAAAGCTGCTaagtagaaccatacagggttctTCGGTTTGTCCCCATAGGGAAACCCATTTAGGTGctgggtagaacccttttgggttaacCAAGAACCATTTTATCATTtggaggcctcccgagtggcacagtgatCTAAGGCGTTGCATCTCAGTgcatgaggcgtcactacagtccctggtttgattccaggctgtatcacatccggctgtgattgggagtcccatagggtggtttTTTCCTGGCTTAAGCAGGATAAATTGGATAAGGACAATTGGCCAATTTAAGGCCTTTATTTGAGGACTTAGTTATACCCAaacacagtggtgttaggaaactcctggtttacaggccacatcaggcctgcaagtcatactatgctggcttgcaaagtgatgtgtaattcatATTGGAATCTAGCCAGAGTTAGAATATACAACAAGTCTAATTGTTAGTCAtctgcaacctgcattcagaatgtcTGCCAGGATAGGGAAGATTGAAAACTGAGATTACCTCAATCATCTAAACTTGAACAACCGTCTCAGTATAACGGGTCCAGTCAACAAAattactaacagattggattagtttagaaaactgtatgttatttatattcCTGTAGTATAAAatgaatcaaccaatcaatggacatgcaaaaacacagatgtTACAGTAAAACAATCCATTCTGAAAATCTCCCTGCaaaagagcatgctgggaaatattatGTATGGTTCTATGTGGTACCCTTCTTGACTTCCAAAGAACTCTTGGGATGTtaaaggttctaggtagaaccctttgccttACAAAAGAACCCTCGTCTTCCAAAAattcttggtagaaccctatccctccgtaaagaacccttttagaaccCTTTTAGAACCCTTTTAGAACCCTTTTGTCTTGAGTTTGTACCTGTGAAGCTTCTTGTCATTGACGTGGAGCATGTGTGGTCTCCGAGGCAACCCGCCAGTCATAGGGGCCTCCATGCAGCGTCTCAGCAGTCCTACCATCTTCTGGATTGTCTCCAGGGCCCCCTTCCCATCTCCACCCGCAGCCTCGCCCCCACCCAGCGCCCCTGCCCAGCCACCGGCCAGCACGTCAAAGCCCAGGGGCAGGCCAGAGGCATCAGTCACCATCAGAACACTATCTCCTTCACTACTtactacagagggagagagagagaagaggggaggaagggtgggagagacagagagacaaagaaaaaGTTGGTTCGATAGGGGCAATTCTATGGTAATGGTTTACGCTGAGACTGatttttcatatatattttttggcaTAGACCTAAAGAGTCTCAGCATAATTCCGTTATCGTGGAATTGACCGTAGGTATAGCGTTTTGGTATTATGGTATGATAGCTTTTTGGATAACAGCTTCAAGAGGTAAGAATGAAATACTCTGTGTGCTACAGTAGATCACGCAGGCTATGCCTAAAGGTTTTACTCACTGAGCTCGGAGGGGTCCAATCCAGTCTGTTCTAGCCGTGGAATAGCTGCAGGTGGCGTTGCAGCGCAATCCAGCAGGTGCAGTATCCAGTACGGTGAGCGGTCCATGTGGTATCGGGGAAAATCGTACCCCCAGAAATCACTATGTGGTTCTTTGCGCCCCCTACGGGTGGTCTGGAAGCAGCGATACCACTGTGCCATAGCCTCCGAGAACTCAATCATCCGGTCACGGTAACCTGACACTAACTCCATCTGAAAATGAGCAAGACGTAGGTCGGTCAAAAAGActctagagagaagagaggtagaccGAAAGAGCACTAGGCATAATACGGAGGAAATGTAAGGGACGTTGTCAACCACAGACAAACGCTTACAGATAGTGAAAacatacatattattattacaccATCATTCTATCCTATTAATCAACTTCCATTAATATAATGTTCTTTACCTTGAGTAGGGCTATATTTTTCGCTTAAATCTGTTCGTTCTTTGGTTGGAAAAGGCCTTCTGTCACCTGTAGCCTAGGTTGCTTTGAGGAATTtgaaaaatgaaaataaacatgCGACAAAATATGTTGTTTTTCGAAAGCAAAGGCGTCATTGTTTTACGGGATGAGGATTCCAAAAAGGAACACCATGTGTCCCGCAAAAAATGGTCAGTCTATTTTTATTTCTCTAGCCTACAGCAAATATTTTAATGATCGAACAATCCATTTGATTACAAAACATTTCGTCTATCCTCAAAACAATCTTTACGTCAGGCCTTATCAAACATGATCAATTAATCAATATTTTCTACGAAGCGCTATTAAATAAATCACCGCTAGTTGGTGGTGTTGTACTAGATTTCTGCCCTTAAGCGGTAATGTGATTCAGGGTTGTGACACTGGGGGAGTACAGATACTTTTCGTAACAGGTTAGGAGAGTATTTTAGCTAACCCAAAAccctttcctaaccttaacctaattttCCTAACCTACAACGTTaatttccctaaccttaacctaattttCCTAACCTACAACGTTaatttccctaaccttaacctaaatatcctaacctgccacgttaattaccctaacctgccacgttaattatcctaactgTAACCtaagtctcctaacctgccacgtgttaattctcctaaccgtaacctaattctcctaacctgccatgttaattatcctaacctgatacgttaattctcctaacctgccacgtgttaattatcctaaccttaacctaattctcctaacctgccacgttaattatcctaacctgccacgttaattatcctaacctgccacgttaattatcctaaccttaacctagtTCTCCTAACCAGCTACAAAAAGTCACTTCCAGTCGTAGCTGTACTAGCAGAACCGTGATTCAGGGATACAGGATCGAGGGATTAATACATTTGACACAAACACTGATGCTGCTGTTTTTATTAAGCAAAATAAAACATCAAATGTGGATGGAGTCTTTGGCCACAATTGTTTCATAcagcataaaaaaaaacattctgttAGGATGAAAAAAGTGGCATTGTTGGTGAATGTGGTTACGATTGGCTGCTGGGCTCGTCAGACACGGACCGGATGGCGATCAGCGCTTGGACCAGGAACTCCCTGTGGGCGGGGTTAATGGTCATGTGTCGCTGCACAGCCCAGCGGAGGATGTCCACCTTTCGCCTCAGACTCTCACACTCCCTCAGCTGGGCTAGTTGCCAGAtcagcctctccctctcatctctcgccacctcactttcctcctcatcctcctcctttaCAGGAGGGGGGCAGCGGAACAGCGGGGGCTCGGCGATGTCATGGCAACAGAGTAGGAAGAGGCAGTCTTTGGAGGCACAGAGAGAGCGGGCAGCACGGGGCAcctgggggaagagagaaagaggacagataCAATAGTTAAAGATGACAGTACCAAATATAGGTATTCTTCTTTGGCATTATGGCGTTCACACAGtttgtgcatgccgccacctactgtgtaGGAGTGTATGGTCGATCACGttagattatttttattttttaactaacCCTCcactatttcatttatttatttttttaacagctCATTCCACGTCTTTGACCCTAACTGATCTTACACCAGGCTGGGAGGAcgggaggctgggaggctgggaggatgggaggatgggagaacGGGAGGCTGGGAGGACGGGAGGCTGGGAGGACGGGAggctgggaggatgggaggacgGGAGGCTGGGAGGACGGGAGGACGGGAGGCTGGGAGGACGGGAGGCTGGGAGGACGGGAGGGTGGGAGGACGGGAGGCTGGGAGGACGGGAGGACGGGAGGGTGGGAGGACGGGAGGCTGGGAGGACGGGAGGCTGGGAGAACGGGAggctgggaggatgggaggatgggaggacgGGACTCTTTCGTTCAACACAGTGTAACTCTTCCACAGTAAAACCTCGTACACCCGAGTACTTTTCTACAGTTGGCACCACAACATCTAGTTTCTGTCATTTATGTTTCAtttctgcagtacagttgatatgctaagaagccaaccttGCTGAAGCACAAATTATATCACTCTGTATTGGCCTAGGCAAAACTACTCACACTTGACCCATcatcctctactctcttcactgcctcagcatatgtgAACTTCTGTTCTACTCTGACCCTGCCaacctcaacctgtctctctcgcaCCAGGCACttctgatccccagcaacatgggtATCCCCACAATTGACACAcactgtttccccccccccccccgatacaacacattcctttgtcccataccctcctgcacacttctcacatcttgGAATGTCCCTCCtccacactgctgcaacatgaccatgaGCTTGGCATCTGAAACACCTCAGTGGGTTCGGCACAAAAGCTCTCATTGGAATAACTGACATTTCCTATCATGACTTGGTCAAGTAAATACTCTGCTTCAAAACTCAAAAGGACTATAACGGCGTCTTCTCAGTTTCACTACGCTTGCCAAACAGCAGGTGTCACAGACACAGGGAATCTTCCACTTTAGTTGCACCACCTCAACACTTAATTCCACCTCAGTGATCACTCCTTTCAAAGGCGCCCTGCTCCGGAGAAGTCACAGGTTTTGTCCTGAGGCCTGTGATGTGAAGTGCCCGCTCCCTCTGGGCCTAAGAAACACCAAGTCCAATTCAAGCTACCTTCACCGATTTGAACAGTATCCACATTCTTTTCTACCCAGCCTGAGACTACATATGGGTCAGTCAAAATGTAGGGATCCACTTTCTACAAAAGTTCCACTCCCACTGGGCAAGAATCATCCTTTGCATGACCATAGGGAGGAGGCTGGGACTCTGAGGTCTTCTCCACACCTCCCACCGCAGGTACAGTGATTCATCCTCATTCTTATCAGGTTAAATTTCTGAGACAGCAGAATACAGTTTGTACTCAACATTCTTCCTCAACACACATCTTCCCTCTGCACTGGgctcttctccttcttcctcgCTGTCCATAACCACGTTTATCCATTCACCTTGCTCATGCAGAGCCTTCATCCGCTGTATTGTTTGCAGATCAAACACTGATGGCCTTTCTCCAATACTCAACATCTGTTCCTGAGCACAATTTACTAGGCTGGGTATCTCTGGCCTCTCCATGCTTCCAATTTACCATCTCTGGCCTCTCCATGCCACCCAAATTACCATGCCTGGCTATGTCTGGCCTCTCCAAGCTCGCAAAATGTGAGCTACTCTGCATCAAAGAGCAGCGTCCGTCCCACTCCTCCTGTCGCAGTGCCTGATGGTCAATCCCAAACATAGGTTTATAGCTAgctaggtacagttgaagtcagaagtttacatacaccttagccaaatacatttaaattcagtttttcacaattcctgacattgaatccaagtaacaattccctgtcttaggtcagttaggatcaccactttattttaagaatgtgaaatgtcagaataatagtagagagaattatttatttcagcttttatttctttcatcacattcccagtgggtcagaagtttacatacactcaattagtatttggtagcattgcctttaaattgtgtaacttgggtcaaacatgtcgtgtagccttccacaagcttcccacaataagttgggtgaactttggcccattcctcctgacagagctggtgtaactgagtcaggtttgtaggcctccttgctcgcacacgctttttcagttctgcccacacattttctatgggattgaggtcagggctttctgatggccactccaatacctggactttgttgtccttaagccattttgccacaactttggaagtatgcttggggtcattgtccatttggaagacccatttgcgaccaagctttaacttcctgactgatgtcttgagatgttgcttcaatatatccacataattttcatgatgccatctattttgtgaagcgcaccagaccctcctgcagcaaagcacacccacaacatgatgcagccacccctgtgcttcacggttggaatggtgttcttcggcttgcaagcctcccccttttccctccaaacataaagatggtcattatggccaaacagttccatttttgtttcatcagaccagaggacagttctccaaaaagtacgatctttgtccccatgtgccgttgcaaaccgtagtctggcttttttatggtggttttggagcagtggcttcttccttgcagagcggccttccaggttatgttgatataggactcgttttgctgtggatatagatacttttgtacctgtttcctccagcatcttcacaaggtcctttgctgttgttctgggatggatttgcactttttgcaccaaagtacattcatctctaggagacagaacgcgtctccttcctgagcggtatgacggctgtgtggtcccatggtgtttatacttacgtactattgtttgtacagatgaacgtggttccttcagggatttggaaattgctcccaaggacgaaccagacttgtggaggtctacaattatttttctgaggtcttggctgatatttttttatctttcccaagatgtcaagcaaagaggcactaagtttaaaggtaggtcttgaaatacatccaggtacacctccaattgactcaaaagatgtcaattagcctgtgactccaacctaagtgtatgtaaacttccaacttcaactgtaattaaCCAATCAAACAGCTAGAAAATTAACCAATCCGACACCTAGATTATTAACCAATCCGACAGCTAGATAATGAACCAATCCGACAGCTAGAAAATTAACCAATCCAACAGCTAGATAATTAACCAATCAAATGTCCAGAGTGAGATTACAAAGAGTGCAGCTTTACTTTGATGTTCAGTTTGATGAACACAGCGCTTCCCTTGGAGCAGCCGGGCAGTCGGCGGCCTCCTCCACAGCCACAGCCCTGTACTTCCTTCACTCCAGACTCCCCTTGCAGCAGGGCGAGCGAGTGGTTCAGTCCACACCACACCTCCACTGGAGTCATGGACAGTACCACCTAcaacaggggagagggggaattgTTACCTGATGGATTTTGATATTACGGTGTAGAGAAATGTAGTTTCAACTGGAAACTGGACAGAAAGGTGTATAAGGGAGgaagcacagacacacacctccgTGGGTTCGCCGCGGTCTATCTTGTCTCCTGTGCCAAGCTGTCCGTAGCGGTTGCTGCCCTGCATGAAGACTCGGCCACAATCGTCCAGCAGGCACAAGTGGCTCAGTCCCAGAGAGCACTTCACCACCTAGCAGAGGTCAAAGGTAACTCCGTTGTAGGTTTGAATCCTGCATGCATGGACCATATATACTAATATACCATATATGCTAATTAATATACCATATATACTAATATACCATATATACTAATATACCATATATACTAATATACCATATATACTAATAGACCATATATACTAATAGACCATATATACTAATATACCATATATGCTAATTAATATACCATATATACTATTAGACCATATATACTAATAAACCATATATACTAATATACCATATATACTAATATACCATATATACTAATAGACCATATATACTAATAGACCATATATACTAATATACCATATATGCTAATTAATATACCATATATACTAATAGACCATATATACTAATAGACCATATATACTAATATACCATATATACCATATATACTAATATACCATATATACTAATAGACCATATATATACTAATAGACCATATATACTAATATACCATATATACCATATATACTAATATACCATATATACTAATAGACCATATATACTAATAGACCATATATACTAATATACCATATATACTAATAGACCATATATACTAATATACCATATATACTAATATACCATATATACTAATAGACCATATTATACTAATAGACCATATATATACTAATAGACCATATATACTAATAGACCATATATATACTAATATACCATATATACTAATATACCATATATACTAATAGACCATATATATACTAATATACCATATATACTAATATACCATATATACCATATATACTAATATACCATATATACTAATATACCATATATACTAATATACCATATATACCATATATACTAATATACCATATATACTAATAGACCATATATACTAATAGACCATATATACTAATATACCATATATACTAATAGACCATATATACTAATAGACCATATATACTAATATACCATATATACTAATAGACCATATATACTAATAGACCATATATACTAATATACCATATATACTAATAGACCATATATACTAATATACCATATATACCATATATACTAATAGACCATATATACCATATATACTAATAGACCATATATACTAATAGACCATATATACTAATATACCATATATACTAATAGACCATATATACTAATAGACCATATATACTAATATACCATATATACTAATAGACCATATTATACTAATAGACCATATATACTAATATACCATATATACTAATATACCATATATACTAATAGACCATATATACTAATATACCATATATACTAATATACCATATATACTAATATACCATATTATACTAATATACCATATATACTAATATACCGTATATACTAATATACCATTTATAGAAATATACCATATATACTAATATACCATGTATACTACacaaaggtgctatctagaaccttaaaaggttatttggctgtccccgtaggataacaaaagtgttctacctgaaaCCCAAAACTGTTCTGCCTGGAATATCCTCTGGCGAAAGCTGAAGAACCCTTATCAAAACCATTTTCTCTAAAGGTGTACCTGTAGACAAACGTGTATATGGTGGAAATGTATCTTTGCACCTTGTATGGCAGGGAGAGCGGCAGAGGGGTGTGGATGTCATGGGGATCGTAACCCTGCTGGGTCCCAATGAACTGACGATACACACCAACAGAGTGCACCTCCAAATAGACTGAACCCTCacctgagaaagagagaaagggatttATGACACATTTTTATACCAGCATGGATGGAAAACCTCAACGTAAGAAGCATTGTTGAACGCAGAAACTGTCATATACTGAACTCAAGCTTCTTTTCAATGGAGTTTTCACAGAAAACTAACTGTGCTGTGATATTTACCTGTGAGGTAGAGGATGCTGCTGTAGCTGGAATGGACCTGAGCGATGGGCAGGTGAGGCAGAGAGATGCTGATCTTCTTCAGAGCCAGCTGCACGGTGTAGGAACGGGGCGTGTTCAACAGGGTCTCATTCACAGACAGAGAATAGACCTTCCCAGAATCTGAGGGTGGAAATGGAGAGATACAATTCAGAGAAACAAGTTGTTAATTTACTGGCTTTCATTTATATGTCAGGGACCTTTTAAACTATTTACAGTGtctacggaaagtattcagaccccttgacttttcctacattttgttacgttacagccttgttctaaaatggattacataaaggggactgggagactagtcaggtttgaaGAGGGAGGACTGGGAGGCTAGCCAGGTTTGAAGAgggaggactgggagactagtcaggtttgaagagggaggactgggagactagtcaggtttgaaGAGGGAGGACTGGGAGGCTAGCCAGGTTTGAAGAgggaggactgggagactagtcaggtttgaagagggaggactgggagactagtcaggtttgaagagggaggactgggagaccagtcaggttTGAAGaggggggactgggagactagtcaggtttgaagagggaggactgggaggctagtcaggtTTGAAGAGgggggactaggagactagtcaggtttgaagaggggggactgggagactagtcaggtttgaagagggaggactgggagactagtcaggtgtGAAGAgcggagactgggagactagtcaggtttgaagatgggggactgggagactagtcaggtttaaagaggggggactgggagactagtcaggtttgaaGAGGGAGGACTAtgagactagtcaggtttgaagagggaggactgggagactagtcaggtttgaagaggggggactaggagactagtcaggtttgaagagggaggactaggagactagtcaggtttgaagagggaggactgggagactagtcaggtttgaagagggaggacagggagactagtcaggtttgaagagggaggactgggagactagtcaggtttgaaGAGGGaggtctgggagactagtcaagttTGAAGAggaaggactgggagactagtcaggtttgaagaggaaggactgggagactagtcaggtttgaagagggaggactgggaggctagtcaggtTTGAAGAGgggggactaggagactagtcaggtttgaagaggggggactgggagactagtcaggtttgaagagggaggactgggagactagtcaggtgtGAAGAgcggagactgggagactagtcaggtttgaagatgggggactgggagactagtcaggtttaaagaggggggactgggagactaatcaggtttgaagagggaggactaggagactagtcaggtttgaagagggaggactgggagactagtcaggtttgaagaggggggactaggagactagtcaggtttgaagagggaggactaggagactagtcaggtttgaagagggaggactgggagactagtcaggtttgaagagggaggacagggagactagtcaggtttgaagagggaggactgggagactagtcaggtttgaaGAGGGaggtctgggagactagtcaggtttgaagaggaaggactgggagactagtcaggtttgaagaggaaggactgggagactagtcaggtttgaagagggaggactgggagactagtcaggtttgaaGAGGGaggtctgggagactagtcaggtttgaagaggaaggactgggagactagtcaggtttgaagagggaggactggagactagtcaggtttaaataggggggactgggagactagtcaggattattTAGggtggactgggagactagtcaggattattTAGggtggactgggagactagtcaggattattTAGGgtggacagggagactagtcaggatcaagggaaagatgaacggagcaaagtaaagagagatccttgatgaaaagctgcTCCAGAGCGCTTTAGAACGACCCTAAtcgaacccgatcgaacatctctggagaaacctgaaaatagctgtgcattgacactgcccatccaacctgacagagcttgagaggatcagcagagaagaatgtgagaaattccccaaatacaggtgtgccaagcttgtagcgtcatacccaagaagactcgaggctgtaatcaatgccaaaggtgcttcaagtactgagtaaagggtctgaatacttatgtgaaaatgtgcaaaaaaaatgtgtagattgatgaggggaaaaaactatttaatcagttttagaataaggctgtaatgtaacaaaatgtggaaaaagtcaaggggtctgaatacttttcgaatgcactttATATTTAAATCAAATGTAATCCCTGATGTTTAATTTATGGTGTGGCATTCAGTTGTAAAACTCCCCACATCAAACTTTCAATTGAAAATCCATTTGAATGGAttttcaatcaaccaatcagACCATCTGATGTTCAGAGACACTGACCAGTGAGCAGCAGCAGGACCCTGTTGACCTCGGAGCCGGTGAGGCGGAGCTGTATGAAGGTCAGGGAGGGGTGAAAGGTCATCCGGAACACCCTCTGGCTGGTGTCCTGCTGGTACACTTCCACACAGTCACACCGcggaggggtgagagggggggCCGAGCCGAGGGCGCCGGGCCAGCTGGGGGGTACGGCCTCTGCACCACTGTTAGCACGGCTCACCAGGACGTATATGTACTGACGGAAGGAGTTGTCGCTACGGGGATCCACGGCAAACTATGAGTGGAGGAgcgagaggaacagagagagagagagagagagagagagagagagagagagagagacagagacagacagagagagagagagacagagagagagagagagagacagacagagagacagagagagacagagagagagagagagagacagagagagagcgagagagacagagacagacagagagacagagagagagagacagagagagagagagagagacagagagagacagagagagagagagagagagagacagagagagagagacagagagagagagagagagacagagagagagagagagagagagacagacagagagagagagagagagagacagagaaagagagagtgtgtgtgtgtgtgtgtgtgtgggggggtttatAAAGTGTTCAAGCTAAAGTTTAACTTCCTGTTGGGTGTCCCACCCAATGTGCTACCCTCCACCTTCTTTCCTCTTACTTCAATACTAGAAATACTGGCTAGCTAAATAGTTTGAGAATTGATCatgccccccccccactcacATCTTTGGCATTCTGACACAGCACAGTGTGGCGTGAGGCCCTCCTCCAAGTCATGTGACCGCGGAGCGATGATGTCGCGGCGTTGCGCAGCAGGAAGACGGTGCCCTGGTAGTCAAACAGCAGAAGGTGGTCGCGGGTTGGCAGGGACCTTCTGTAGCCCAGTGCCAGGGGAGGAACAACGGCCAGGGACACAGAGGGACCCCCGGACCTGCACCACTGGGGAGTCCGGGACCACCCACTGCCCAAACGCTGCATCTGGAGGCCCTGGGAGTCTGTGGGGATGTAGAGAGAAGGTCTTGAGTGGGACGGATTCAATAGG
Coding sequences:
- the LOC110500947 gene encoding zinc finger MYND domain-containing protein 15-like codes for the protein MELVSGYRDRMIEFSEAMAQWYRCFQTTRRGRKEPHSDFWGYDFPRYHMDRSPYWILHLLDCAATPPAAIPRLEQTGLDPSELISSEGDSVLMVTDASGLPLGFDVLAGGWAGALGGGEAAGGDGKGALETIQKMVGLLRRCMEAPMTGGLPRRPHMLHVNDKKLHRLLSRCEKALTILKVVLWPQALGDWGLTEVEQVDGGESFSMRWPPTCYCHVCKKHSFPSQLKPW
- the LOC110500946 gene encoding F-box only protein 24, which produces MDERPNKEAGKLRSNFACGYDRAEAPPKTDLDLQPITPKLEEILSRVSVSDVIAFGATCSTYHQLSLSSSLWRRLCHRQATGTQQPSAAPPNKWRRTAILKYSQGLQMQRLGSGWSRTPQWCRSGGPSVSLAVVPPLALGYRRSLPTRDHLLLFDYQGTVFLLRNAATSSLRGHMTWRRASRHTVLCQNAKDFAVDPRSDNSFRQYIYVLVSRANSGAEAVPPSWPGALGSAPPLTPPRCDCVEVYQQDTSQRVFRMTFHPSLTFIQLRLTGSEVNRVLLLLTDSGKVYSLSVNETLLNTPRSYTVQLALKKISISLPHLPIAQVHSSYSSILYLTGEGSVYLEVHSVGVYRQFIGTQQGYDPHDIHTPLPLSLPYKVVKCSLGLSHLCLLDDCGRVFMQGSNRYGQLGTGDKIDRGEPTEVVLSMTPVEVWCGLNHSLALLQGESGVKEVQGCGCGGGRRLPGCSKGSAVFIKLNIKVPRAARSLCASKDCLFLLCCHDIAEPPLFRCPPPVKEEDEEESEVARDERERLIWQLAQLRECESLRRKVDILRWAVQRHMTINPAHREFLVQALIAIRSVSDEPSSQS